A window of Hevea brasiliensis isolate MT/VB/25A 57/8 chromosome 14, ASM3005281v1, whole genome shotgun sequence contains these coding sequences:
- the LOC131172655 gene encoding cinnamoyl-CoA reductase CAD2-like, whose product MEAIVFLRASQTFPNETLRSVDVRDVANAHILAFERSSTSGRYCLIGQVAHLSEFFKILCKQYPTLPLPEKCVDDKPFVPKYEVSKEKAKDLGVDFTPLEVTAKNIIESLKERGFLNF is encoded by the exons ATGGAAGCAATTGTCTTTTTACGTGCAAGTCAAACATTTCCAAATGAGACTTTAAGATCTGTTGATGTTAGAGATGTTGCAAATGCACATATTTTAGCTTTTGAAAGATCTTCAACTAGTGGCAGATACTGTTTAATTGGACAAGTAGCACACTTGTCTGAGTTCTTTAAGATTCTGTGCAAACAGTACCCAACACTACCACTTCCTGAAAA ATGTGTAGATGACAAGCCTTTTGTGCCAAAATATGAGGTATCTAAAGAGAAGGCAAAAGACTTGGGTGTGGACTTCACTCCTTTGGAGGTTACTGCTAAAAACATCATTGAAAGCTTGAAAGAGAGAGGCTTTCTTAATTTTTGA